Proteins from a genomic interval of Crassostrea angulata isolate pt1a10 chromosome 7, ASM2561291v2, whole genome shotgun sequence:
- the LOC128191615 gene encoding gem-associated protein 8-like — MEASDCPITNGDPKSELIIIESKTLLVEQEEILSSELTSSDCDTPPSELNNTLTSLTPDPDLSNTDLDYRAGVKDSEDPSCSSCLESSSCFTDESIDEASPQKRSKKFSGFSSQHWHMSRCFDRYWKHYYQSMAWCQRHFYIMRSMSNFMNFTGHFQSMNSSRCTTPSVGRGQQFRFSPSQGRGRGRSRGGVRRGACQKNPGAGRQKGQSRASRVVDPDSYGGADSDDSEVYEMELTEEMVQFFAHSEEHRKQRDASKEIIGEDGRVQKRIQIEEAKANKKAPTVEAPSERPGVRRTAEMTKLYGKGAAMIHGMETAVQMSYDRTMDIRQPKFWPNMPLKIMFS; from the exons ATGGAAGCCTCAGATTGCCCAATAACCAATGGGGATCCTAAAAGTGAACTGATAATCATTGAGAGTAAAACTTTGTTAGTGGAACAGGAGGAAATTCTGTCCAGTGAACTAACCAGCTCTGACTGTGACACGCCCCCGTCAGAACTGAACAACACCCTCACCAGTTTGACCCCTGACCCAGACCTAAGCAATACTGACCTTGATTATAGAGCAGGGGTCAAGGACAGTGAGGATCCTTCATGCAGCTCCTGCCTTGAGTCCAGTAGTTGTTTCACTGATGAAAGCATCGACGAAGCCTCTCCTCAAAAACGCAGCAAAAAATTCTCAGGGTTTTCTTCACAACACTGGCACATGAGCCGATGCTTTGACAGGTATTGGAAGCATTACTACCAGAGTATGGCTTGGTGCCAAAGACACTTCTACATAATGAGGTCCATGTCAAACTTTATGAACTTCACAGGTCACTTTCAAAGTATGAACTCTTCAAGATGTACAACACCTAGTGTGGGACGAGGGCAGCAATTCAGATTCAGTCCAAGTCAGGGCAGAGGAAGGGGGAGGTCTAGAGGAGGAGTGAGGAGGGGGGCGTGTCAGAAGAATCCTGGAGCTGGAAGACAAAAAGGTCAAAGTCGGGCCAGCAGAGTGGTAGATCCGGATTCTTATGGAGGGGCAGATTCGGATGACAGCGAGGTGTATGAGATGGAACTGACTGAGGAAATGGTTCAGTTCTTTGCTCACTCAGAGGAACATCGAAAACAAAGAG ATGCATCTAAAGAAATCATTGGTGAAGATGGAAGAGTGCAGAAAAGGATTCAGATTGAGGAAG CAAAGGCCAATAAGAAAGCCCCAACTGTAGAGGCACCCTCAGAGAGACCTGGGGTCAGACGCACTGCAGAGATGACAAAGCTGTACGGGAAAGGGGCTGCAATGATTCATGGGATGGAAACGGCAGTTCAGATGTCATATGACCGCACAATGGACATACGTCAACCAAAATTCTGGCCAAATATGCCccttaaaattatgttttcctaa